Part of the Microcoleus sp. FACHB-68 genome is shown below.
GAAGAGGAACCAACGAGAGACAGATCGAATCTGAATTCTTTAATAGGTTGCCCAAAATTTGCCTGTCTCTACCCAGGAGTATGAACCAGGTTGAGAAAATTTCTGAAAAAATACAAAGTTACAAGTTTCTCTAAATTTTACGAAAAATTTGTAAGATTTAAATCTAATTCTATAAAAATAAATAGAACGTGCTAGAATTACTTTTCAATATTTATTCAGTTAAAAAATAAGAGCAAAACAATTAACTCGAATGCTGAAACTTGTCAAGCCGGCTTAGCAATAACGTCATTGAGCTTTGCAGTACCTTGTGCTGACGTTCATAGTTCGGAAAAACATTTAGCCACGTCTTGAGAGAGCGATGCTCAATTAATTAGGCAACCACCGGCATTCAGCCGAAAATTATGAAAGCCCTTCGCTAATTAACTGTTAAAATATGATTAAACTTAGGTTGTATAATTTTGTAAAGATAAATTCGGTAACTGCCTTATGACTGCGGTACTTTCAGCAGCTATTCACGCAATGGCCACTTCACCAACGGTAGCTCCCGATAAAGCCAGTCAAGTTACACGGCAACTCTATCCCAACTATAAAGTAATCGTGTTGAATGATGATTTCAATACGTTTCAGCACGTTGCTGAATGCTTGATGAAGTATATTCCGGGGATGACAGGCGATCAGGCTTGGGACTTGACGAACCAAATCCACTTTGAGGGCCAAGCGACGGTTTGGGTTGGCCCGCAAGAGCAAGCTGAACTTTATCACCAACAGCTCAGTCGTGCCGGCTTAACGATGGCTCCATTAGAGAAAGCCTAAAGTTAAGGAGCCGGTGAGAATTTCATCGGGTTTGTTAAGCAATCATCATCAACTGCCGGCACAAACTCAAATGAAACCGGGCGCGTCTGGTGCCGGCTCTTTTCTTTTTTCGGTTCTCTGACTGTCCCCCTTATAA
Proteins encoded:
- the clpS gene encoding ATP-dependent Clp protease adapter ClpS, whose protein sequence is MATSPTVAPDKASQVTRQLYPNYKVIVLNDDFNTFQHVAECLMKYIPGMTGDQAWDLTNQIHFEGQATVWVGPQEQAELYHQQLSRAGLTMAPLEKA